The genome window AGGCTGCTATGTGTCCTTTTGTTCATTATACTTAAAAACGCAGCTTCTCTATGATCCTTTTTTCCATTACCCCTCCCAAGATCACATTCCTTATAAAACCCTGAGCCATTGTCACTTACAAAATCCAAAAACCAGCTTTGTTTTTGTCTTTCTGCCTTAGGCTCCACCATTCTAACCCCTAAAGCTTTTCTCTTGAACCTTAACATTAGCTGCTGCCTTCTCTCTTGAGAATCCAATTTCTCTCGAATGCTATTTTTCCAAGTCTTTCCTTTAAATCATCTTCGATCGATTTTTGGACAATCCCTTCTATTACGGAATGTGATGAATCAAGGGAAAGCTGTTTTCATACAAATATCTACCACTAATTAGCGAATCGCTTTTTAATCAGGCCAAAAGATCAAATACAAGTCAAATTCACCCCATATCGGATGTGGGGTAAAATCTTACTGCTCTTGTGTGGCCTAATGACATGTTTCGATTGTGGATGACGCATTACAGGCAATAGCAAAAAATAAATATGTCTATGATAGCTGAACAAACGGAAAAAGTTCTTACAAAAAGGAATGGGTGCGAAAAGAGGAGCTGATTGTTCCAATGCTCGAATGCTTGGATAAAACCCAGCGTTAGGTGGGTTGATAGAAAAGATTGTTGATTGTTTGAAAAGACTCTTCGAGGCAGAACAGGAATTTTACAAACAAACTTACGAAAACCCAAAAAAGGAGCTGGTTGGAGTTCAAAACCGAATCTTTCATCTTGTTGATGCTCTTCTCGATAGCAAGGTAGATGGCGATAACTATGAACAAAAGCTAAACGCGTATAAAAAACGCAAACACTGGATCCCTTTACATATGGGTACTCCCAAAGCCAGCCATATTAACGTCTAATTGTGAAAACCATCTTGCTTTTTCTGCATTTTATCTGCATGATACAAGCATCATCTAATGCAGATAAAGAGCCGTTATTATGCCGATAAAGTTTGAACCAAACTATACCATTTCATCAAGGATCATGAACTGCCTGATTCGCATCGAAGCAGCAAAGCAAAAAATACTACATTTACCTTTAACGCCAATAGTTCTTAGTTCTTTAAGAGAAACAGCACGTCTTTATACCACTCACTATTCCACAATGATTGAAGGAAATAGGCTGGATCCAGATCAAGTAGAGGAAGTTTTAAAGTATCATGGTCATTTTCCTGGGCGTGAACGCGATGAACATGAAGTAAAAGGCTACTATGCTGCATTAGCTCAAGTAGAAAAATGGGCTGCACAAGGTGTAAGCATTACAGAAAAAATGATCCAGACACTTCATGCACTTGTGATGGCCAATGGCAAAGAAAATGCCAAACCAACCGCATATAGAGATGGTCAAAATGTTATTCGAGATGGTAGAACAAAAGCAATTGTCTATATGCCTCCCGAGGCTAAAGATGTAAAAAGTTTGATGACAGGTATGGTAGATTGGATTAATAAAAATAGGGAGTTACCTTGTCCTATCATTGCAAGCATTACCCACTATCAGTTTGCAACCATACACCCTTATTATGATGGGAACGGTAGAACAGCTAGGTTACTTACCACCTTAATTCTACATTTGGGAGGATATGATCTAAAAGGTCTTTATTCTTTGGAAGAATACTATGCTCGGAATCTAGGTAATTATTACGAAGCAATTAGCATTGGAGAATCTCATAATTACTATATGGGACGTGCTGAAGCAGATATTACAAAATGGGTGGAATATTTTATAGAAGGAATGGCTGTTTCATGTGAAAATGTTTTAAAACGCATGGATGAAGCCAAGACTCAAGGTTCTCCCGATCAAAGCGCTCTAATTAGGAAACTTGATCCCAAACAACGCAAGGCGCTGGAGTTGTTCCAAGAATTTGAAACAATTACTAGCCGCCAAATCGGTGAACTATTTGGATTTAAACCACGTACAAGCGCGGCCCTTTGTGCAAGTTGGGTTGAAAATGGCTTTCTAAATATTGTTGATTCATCAAATAAAGGACGAAAATATAGATTAGGTGCCGAATATCAAAGAATAGTCAATCTGAATAGGTAGATTTGCCTATTGTCATTAAAAGCAAAAATGCCAAAGTTAG of Chlamydiales bacterium STE3 contains these proteins:
- a CDS encoding hypothetical protein (Product derived from UniProtKB/Trembl:Q6MA63) — translated: MPIKFEPNYTISSRIMNCLIRIEAAKQKILHLPLTPIVLSSLRETARLYTTHYSTMIEGNRLDPDQVEEVLKYHGHFPGRERDEHEVKGYYAALAQVEKWAAQGVSITEKMIQTLHALVMANGKENAKPTAYRDGQNVIRDGRTKAIVYMPPEAKDVKSLMTGMVDWINKNRELPCPIIASITHYQFATIHPYYDGNGRTARLLTTLILHLGGYDLKGLYSLEEYYARNLGNYYEAISIGESHNYYMGRAEADITKWVEYFIEGMAVSCENVLKRMDEAKTQGSPDQSALIRKLDPKQRKALELFQEFETITSRQIGELFGFKPRTSAALCASWVENGFLNIVDSSNKGRKYRLGAEYQRIVNLNR